From the genome of Nakamurella flavida, one region includes:
- a CDS encoding AAA family ATPase → MRVHSLEVTAFGPYAGTVEVDFDRLGADGLFLLHGDTGAGKTSLLDAVAFALFNRVPGVRQEARRLRCDRADPHTRTQVRLDVTLGGHRVVITRNPEYERPKSRGVGTTVEKHKVILTWIGPSPSGRPAEGVSRAEEVGAIVGDLLGMSADQFFQVVLLPQGDFAQFLRADTESRANLLERLFDTGRFGTVQEWFQNARRESGARLRESDERIGRLAARAAEAAGTPPVDTPEHGWLADLRDRATDAADAAQDDRVRAEAIRSRTAEVAATARRDAERLTRRRGLLARRQVLRDGAAQIARARAAVETAERADPVLAAADRHAIASRDLARAVDQDTRAAARLADLVAREPGEQMSGAPPSGAPGGPEHGVRPGRGSRAGSDGAAVGVEPPAGAGAGAEVRGPENPSTDEADEPALFDRSGEPSPEALQGPVGGDGDDAASGTPAVMVSPLQVAAAADLERAGALAALVELAAQDQQDRLALDRVRNQRARVVEDLSALDAALRDAPVEMETLVQEETRARSAHDRLPGVRALCAAAAAARDAATTLQARSADLTPAVTAATSAVDLHQRAVDHRQRLQERRIAGMAGELAADLIPGDPCAVCGSVEHPAPADVPDRVSDREVAAAERAEAVAAQAREHATAERLRVEQGVHHAREAAGGVTVETATAHLDAARAELADTESTAARLGSVRRRVQAARAALEDRRAGRASMAERLAGLEVRLHALDEGIQSRAQQLERARAGFPDVVQRRTYLLARAAAYQERDAAAVTVGRFRTAVLEAEDLVAAALDASGLADLDTARRAAAVDRVAMRASVRRAEHDEASIADALAAPDLADVDPAREIDLAGLEAAAREAATAADLAVATASETAGRRAAVTSAVADLARALIEREPLAHRDTELAALTDVVLGRGQNALGISLRTYVLAAKLRQVVHAAGERLQVMSAGRYTFEHSQERESRGRAGGLGVDVRDSWSGMLRSTRTLSGGETFLASLALALGLADVVAADAGGRVLDTLFIDEGFGTLDADALDMVMDTLDDLRAGGRVVGLVSHVDELRQRIPNRLRVNRTPGGSTVTLTAAGRGAVAVG, encoded by the coding sequence ATGAGGGTGCACAGCCTCGAGGTGACCGCCTTCGGGCCCTACGCCGGGACCGTCGAGGTGGACTTCGACCGCCTCGGTGCGGACGGGCTCTTCCTCCTGCACGGGGACACCGGTGCGGGCAAGACCAGCCTGCTGGACGCCGTCGCGTTCGCTCTGTTCAACCGGGTTCCCGGGGTGCGGCAGGAGGCCCGGCGCCTGCGGTGCGACCGCGCCGATCCGCACACCCGCACCCAGGTCCGGCTGGACGTCACCCTGGGCGGCCACCGCGTGGTCATCACCCGCAACCCCGAGTACGAGCGACCCAAGAGCCGTGGCGTCGGGACGACGGTGGAGAAGCACAAGGTGATCCTGACGTGGATCGGGCCGTCACCGTCCGGCCGGCCGGCCGAGGGGGTGTCCCGCGCCGAGGAGGTCGGGGCGATCGTCGGGGATCTGCTCGGCATGTCCGCCGACCAGTTCTTCCAGGTCGTCCTGCTCCCGCAGGGTGACTTCGCGCAGTTCCTCCGGGCCGACACCGAGAGCCGGGCCAATCTGCTCGAGCGACTGTTCGACACCGGCCGGTTCGGCACCGTCCAGGAATGGTTCCAGAACGCCCGCCGGGAGTCCGGGGCCCGGTTGCGCGAGAGCGACGAGCGGATCGGCCGATTGGCCGCCCGGGCGGCCGAAGCAGCCGGAACGCCACCGGTGGACACGCCCGAGCATGGGTGGCTCGCCGATCTGCGCGACCGGGCCACCGATGCGGCCGATGCCGCCCAGGACGACCGGGTGCGCGCCGAAGCGATCCGATCCCGCACCGCCGAGGTCGCGGCGACGGCGCGCCGGGATGCCGAACGCCTGACGCGACGGCGCGGACTGCTGGCCCGTCGTCAGGTGTTGCGGGACGGCGCCGCCCAGATCGCCCGGGCCCGGGCAGCGGTCGAGACCGCCGAGCGTGCCGATCCGGTGCTGGCGGCGGCCGATCGGCACGCCATCGCCTCCCGTGACCTCGCCCGCGCGGTCGACCAGGACACCCGGGCTGCTGCCCGCCTCGCCGACCTCGTCGCCCGGGAACCCGGCGAGCAGATGTCCGGAGCACCGCCGAGCGGCGCTCCGGGAGGTCCCGAGCACGGGGTACGACCCGGACGGGGATCCCGGGCCGGGTCGGACGGGGCTGCGGTCGGCGTCGAGCCGCCCGCAGGTGCGGGAGCCGGTGCCGAGGTGCGCGGGCCCGAGAACCCCTCGACGGACGAGGCAGACGAACCCGCCCTCTTCGACCGCTCCGGGGAGCCATCACCCGAGGCGTTGCAGGGCCCCGTCGGGGGCGACGGGGACGATGCTGCTTCGGGCACCCCGGCGGTCATGGTGTCCCCCCTGCAGGTGGCGGCGGCCGCGGACCTGGAACGGGCCGGGGCACTGGCCGCGCTGGTCGAACTGGCCGCCCAGGACCAGCAGGACCGCTTGGCCCTCGACCGCGTCCGGAACCAGCGGGCCCGAGTGGTGGAGGATCTCTCCGCCCTCGACGCGGCGCTGCGGGACGCCCCGGTCGAGATGGAGACCCTGGTGCAGGAGGAGACCCGGGCCCGTTCGGCGCACGACCGGCTCCCGGGAGTGCGGGCGCTCTGCGCGGCCGCCGCCGCGGCCCGGGACGCGGCGACCACCCTGCAGGCGCGATCGGCCGACCTCACACCGGCGGTCACCGCGGCCACGTCGGCCGTCGATCTCCATCAGCGGGCCGTCGACCACCGTCAACGGCTCCAGGAGAGACGGATCGCCGGGATGGCGGGGGAGCTCGCCGCGGATCTCATTCCCGGGGATCCGTGCGCGGTCTGCGGATCGGTGGAGCACCCGGCTCCGGCCGACGTACCCGACCGGGTGTCGGATCGCGAGGTGGCCGCCGCCGAACGAGCGGAGGCCGTGGCCGCCCAGGCCCGGGAGCACGCCACCGCCGAACGGTTGCGTGTGGAGCAGGGCGTGCACCACGCACGGGAGGCCGCCGGTGGGGTCACGGTCGAGACCGCCACGGCCCACCTGGACGCGGCACGGGCCGAGTTGGCCGACACCGAGAGCACCGCGGCCCGGTTGGGTTCGGTGCGCCGACGGGTGCAGGCCGCTCGCGCCGCCCTGGAGGACCGGCGCGCCGGGCGGGCCTCGATGGCCGAGCGGCTGGCCGGCCTCGAAGTCCGCCTGCACGCCCTGGACGAGGGCATCCAGAGCCGCGCCCAGCAGCTGGAGCGGGCGCGCGCCGGGTTCCCCGACGTGGTGCAACGACGGACGTACCTGCTCGCCCGCGCGGCGGCCTACCAGGAACGCGACGCCGCCGCCGTCACCGTGGGCCGGTTCCGCACGGCCGTGCTCGAGGCCGAGGACCTGGTGGCCGCGGCCCTCGACGCGTCCGGCCTGGCCGACCTGGACACGGCGCGACGCGCGGCCGCGGTGGACCGGGTCGCGATGCGGGCGTCGGTCCGCCGCGCCGAGCACGACGAGGCCAGCATCGCCGACGCCCTGGCCGCTCCCGATCTCGCCGACGTCGACCCGGCCCGGGAGATCGATCTGGCCGGGCTGGAGGCCGCTGCCCGCGAGGCCGCGACCGCCGCGGACCTCGCGGTCGCCACCGCGTCCGAGACCGCCGGTCGCCGAGCGGCGGTCACCAGTGCCGTCGCCGACCTCGCCCGGGCCCTCATCGAACGGGAACCGCTGGCGCACCGGGACACCGAGCTGGCCGCACTCACCGATGTCGTGCTCGGCCGGGGGCAGAACGCGCTGGGTATCTCGTTGCGGACCTACGTGCTGGCGGCGAAGCTGCGGCAGGTCGTGCACGCGGCCGGTGAACGTCTCCAGGTGATGTCGGCCGGCCGGTACACCTTCGAGCACTCGCAGGAACGGGAGTCGCGGGGCCGCGCCGGCGGTCTCGGGGTGGACGTACGCGACAGCTGGTCGGGCATGCTGCGGTCCACCCGCACGCTGTCCGGCGGGGAGACCTTCCTGGCCTCCCTGGCCCTCGCGCTCGGCCTGGCCGACGTCGTGGCCGCCGACGCCGGCGGGCGTGTGCTCGACACCCTGTTCATCGACGAGGGTTTCGGCACGTTGGACGCCGACGCCCTCGACATGGTGATGGACACCCTCGACGATCTGCGAGCCGGTGGACGGGTGGTCGGCCTGGTCTCCCACGTGGACGAGCTGCGGCAACGGATCCCCAACCGGTTGCGGGTCAACCGGACGCCGGGAGGGTCCACGGTCACCCTCACCGCGGCAGGGCGGGGAGCCGTCGCGGTCGGCTGA
- a CDS encoding glycine--tRNA ligase translates to MAAAKTNRIDSVVSLAKRRGFVFPSGEIYGGTRSAWDYGPLGVELKENIKRQWWASVVRGRDDVVGLDSSIILPRQVWVASGHVGAFTDPLTECLNCHKRFRADHLEEEFEEKKGRAPENGLADISCPNCGVRGQWTESRNFDMMLKTYLGPVEDESGLHYLRPETAQGIFVNFQNVMGSARRKPPFGIGQIGKSFRNEITPGNFIFRTREFEQMEMEFFVEPGTDEEWHQYWIDERTRWYVDLGVNPDNLRHFEHPAEKLSHYSKRTVDIEYRFGFQGSEWGELEGIANRTDFDLTTHSKHSGNDLSYFDQATGERWTPYVIEPAAGLTRSLMTFLVDAYAEDEAPNTKGGVDVRTVLRLDPRLAPVKAAVLPLSRHADLSPIARDLAASLRRTWNVDFDDAGQIGRRYRRQDEIGTPFCLTVDFDTAQDQAVTIRDRDSMTQQRVALDQVQGFLAGKLIGS, encoded by the coding sequence GTGGCCGCCGCCAAGACCAACCGCATCGACAGTGTCGTCTCGCTCGCCAAGCGTCGGGGGTTCGTCTTCCCCTCCGGCGAGATCTACGGAGGAACGCGTTCGGCGTGGGACTACGGCCCGCTGGGTGTCGAACTCAAGGAGAACATCAAGCGGCAGTGGTGGGCCTCGGTCGTCCGCGGCCGGGACGACGTCGTCGGTCTCGATTCCTCGATCATCCTCCCGCGCCAGGTGTGGGTGGCCTCCGGTCACGTGGGCGCCTTCACCGACCCGCTCACCGAATGCCTGAACTGCCACAAGCGTTTCCGCGCCGACCACCTCGAGGAGGAATTCGAGGAGAAGAAGGGTCGGGCGCCGGAGAACGGCCTGGCCGACATCAGCTGCCCGAACTGTGGGGTCCGCGGCCAGTGGACCGAGTCGCGCAACTTCGACATGATGCTGAAGACCTACCTCGGCCCCGTCGAGGACGAGAGCGGTTTGCACTACCTACGTCCGGAGACCGCGCAGGGCATCTTCGTCAACTTCCAGAACGTCATGGGGTCGGCCCGGCGCAAGCCGCCGTTCGGCATCGGGCAGATCGGCAAGTCGTTCCGGAACGAGATCACGCCGGGCAACTTCATCTTCCGGACGCGGGAGTTCGAGCAGATGGAGATGGAATTCTTCGTCGAGCCGGGAACCGACGAGGAATGGCACCAGTACTGGATCGACGAGCGCACCCGCTGGTACGTCGATCTCGGGGTGAACCCCGACAACCTGCGGCATTTCGAGCACCCCGCGGAGAAGCTCTCCCACTATTCCAAGCGGACCGTGGACATCGAGTACCGCTTCGGATTCCAGGGCAGTGAGTGGGGCGAGCTGGAGGGCATCGCCAACCGCACCGACTTCGACCTCACCACCCATTCCAAGCACTCCGGCAACGACCTGTCGTACTTCGACCAGGCGACCGGCGAACGGTGGACCCCGTACGTCATCGAGCCGGCGGCCGGGTTGACCCGGTCACTGATGACCTTCCTGGTCGACGCGTACGCCGAGGACGAGGCACCGAACACCAAGGGCGGCGTCGACGTCCGCACCGTGCTGCGGCTCGATCCGCGGCTGGCGCCGGTGAAGGCCGCGGTCCTGCCGCTGTCCCGCCACGCCGATCTGTCGCCGATCGCCCGTGACCTCGCGGCGTCGCTGCGCAGGACCTGGAACGTCGACTTCGACGACGCCGGGCAGATCGGCCGCCGGTACCGCCGTCAGGACGAGATCGGGACCCCGTTCTGCCTGACCGTCGACTTCGACACCGCGCAGGACCAGGCCGTGACCATCCGCGACCGGGATTCGATGACCCAGCAGCGCGTGGCGCTGGACCAGGTGCAGGGCTTCCTGGCCGGAAAGCTCATCGGCAGCTGA
- a CDS encoding M1 family metallopeptidase — protein sequence MTRRTRRDRRPWTVAAVALVLTTAACGSTVAGTPVAATAPSTAASSSAQSSNASGGITVPPETDDPTTADPAAPTTPMPDADGAVGDPGIGDPYYPEAGNGGYQVDHYDVDLTYDPDSNRLDATTTVTGTVTSPERLGRFNLDLQPEMEVDSVTVSGVDAAFDRQDAELVVTPVTGLDPGSPLEVVVTYGGEPGPVSGGTANLGDGGWFRTDAGGALALGEPTAASAWYPVNEHPADTATFAVTAVVPDPFRVISNGIAVTDGLPDPGAGRSAFRWELGTPVASYLTTLYIDPFTTTEDQLDDGTPILNAFAPGEERAQEVAAGTKQILEVLADRFGEYPFEAAGGIFTGQSLGFALETATRPVYTFSADTDLLVHELAHQWYGDDVTIDRWADICLNECFASYAPWLYHEDVDGVNPDGFWKIQMAQVVDDPDFWASPLVDMGAGEEFTRVYDRGPLALHALRREIGDAAFDQLLSGWISTYGGRNASFDELEAFISQVAGRDMGPFVDAWFRGTTVPAEEFRYPGTLG from the coding sequence ATGACGCGACGCACCCGTAGAGACCGCCGGCCCTGGACGGTCGCGGCCGTCGCCCTCGTGCTCACGACGGCGGCGTGCGGGTCCACCGTGGCCGGCACGCCGGTGGCCGCCACCGCGCCGTCCACCGCGGCGTCCTCCAGCGCACAGTCGTCCAATGCGTCCGGCGGGATCACGGTGCCCCCGGAGACCGACGATCCGACGACGGCCGACCCCGCCGCGCCGACCACCCCGATGCCCGACGCGGACGGTGCCGTCGGCGACCCGGGTATCGGTGACCCGTACTACCCCGAGGCCGGCAACGGCGGTTACCAGGTCGACCACTACGACGTCGACCTCACCTACGACCCGGACAGCAACCGGCTCGACGCCACCACCACGGTCACCGGGACCGTCACCTCGCCCGAGAGGCTGGGTCGGTTCAACCTCGACCTGCAGCCCGAGATGGAGGTCGACTCCGTCACCGTGTCCGGTGTCGATGCCGCGTTCGACCGGCAGGACGCCGAACTGGTCGTCACTCCCGTCACCGGCCTCGACCCCGGCAGCCCCCTCGAGGTGGTGGTCACCTACGGCGGCGAGCCGGGCCCGGTCAGCGGCGGCACGGCCAACCTCGGTGACGGCGGCTGGTTCCGCACCGACGCCGGCGGCGCGCTGGCCCTGGGCGAACCCACCGCGGCGTCCGCCTGGTACCCGGTCAACGAGCACCCGGCCGACACCGCGACGTTCGCCGTCACCGCCGTCGTGCCCGACCCGTTCCGGGTCATCTCCAACGGCATCGCCGTGACCGACGGGCTTCCCGATCCCGGCGCGGGACGGTCGGCGTTCCGGTGGGAGCTCGGCACCCCGGTGGCCAGCTACCTGACGACGCTGTACATCGACCCCTTCACCACCACGGAGGACCAGCTCGACGACGGCACGCCGATCCTGAACGCGTTCGCGCCCGGCGAGGAACGCGCGCAGGAGGTCGCCGCGGGGACCAAGCAGATCCTCGAGGTGCTGGCGGACCGGTTCGGGGAGTACCCGTTCGAGGCCGCCGGCGGCATCTTCACCGGACAGAGTCTCGGGTTCGCCCTGGAGACCGCGACCCGCCCGGTCTACACCTTCTCCGCCGACACCGATCTGCTCGTCCACGAGCTCGCCCACCAGTGGTACGGCGACGACGTGACCATCGACCGGTGGGCCGACATCTGCCTCAACGAGTGCTTCGCCTCCTACGCGCCGTGGCTCTACCACGAGGACGTCGACGGGGTGAATCCCGACGGGTTCTGGAAGATCCAGATGGCCCAGGTGGTCGACGACCCCGACTTCTGGGCGTCCCCGCTGGTCGACATGGGCGCCGGTGAGGAGTTCACCCGGGTGTACGACCGCGGACCGCTGGCCCTGCACGCCCTCCGCCGGGAGATCGGTGACGCGGCGTTCGACCAGCTGCTGTCCGGATGGATCTCCACCTACGGCGGCCGGAACGCCTCGTTCGACGAGCTGGAGGCGTTCATCTCCCAGGTCGCCGGACGGGACATGGGCCCGTTCGTGGACGCCTGGTTCCGCGGCACCACCGTGCCCGCGGAGGAGTTCCGGTACCCGGGCACCCTGGGCTGA
- a CDS encoding YdcF family protein produces the protein MTTVGRTVVRYLAGFLVVAVLVVAGTVVHIEVVAQRDQRDPAAAIVVLGAAQYDGDPSPVFAARLDHAAELYRAGVAAHVVTVGGGQQGDATTEGAAGREYLLAAGLPADAVVAVGSGEDTLLSLRDAAPTLRDRGWTSVVLVTDPWHAARAALMAGDLGMDVQVSSVQQGPSLADGVQARYVLRETLGVLFYRLTGGSSGVGSAVL, from the coding sequence GTGACGACGGTGGGGCGGACGGTGGTCCGGTACCTCGCGGGTTTCCTCGTGGTCGCGGTCCTCGTCGTCGCCGGGACCGTCGTGCACATCGAGGTGGTCGCCCAGCGCGACCAGCGGGACCCGGCCGCGGCCATCGTGGTGCTCGGTGCGGCCCAGTACGACGGCGACCCCTCGCCGGTGTTCGCCGCCCGCCTCGACCACGCCGCCGAGCTGTACCGCGCCGGGGTCGCCGCCCATGTGGTGACGGTGGGCGGGGGACAGCAGGGCGATGCGACGACGGAGGGCGCGGCCGGCCGCGAATACCTGCTGGCCGCCGGTCTGCCGGCGGACGCAGTGGTCGCGGTGGGCAGCGGCGAGGACACCCTGCTCAGCCTGCGGGACGCGGCGCCGACCCTGCGGGACCGGGGATGGACGTCCGTCGTACTGGTGACCGACCCGTGGCACGCGGCGCGGGCGGCGCTGATGGCGGGTGATCTGGGGATGGACGTGCAGGTGTCGTCGGTGCAGCAGGGCCCGTCGCTGGCCGACGGGGTGCAGGCGCGGTACGTGCTGCGGGAGACCCTGGGCGTCCTGTTCTACCGGCTCACCGGCGGGTCGTCCGGCGTCGGCTCGGCCGTGCTGTGA
- a CDS encoding deoxyguanosinetriphosphate triphosphohydrolase — translation MNPVVSTDVAGGYDSGATARRVSESGKTAALPGAARATDRSPFARDRARVLHAASFRRLAGKTQVVAPDEDAVPRTRLTHSLEVAQIAREIGAQVGCDADLTDLAGLAHDIGHPPFGHNGEAALDALATDCGGFEANAQNLRLLARLEPKITGPDGTPAGLNLTRASLDAVIKYPWPRSGPGSKFGYYPDDAEVFGWVREGTPAGTRRCLEAQVMDWADDVAYSVHDVEDGIGAGRIDLTRLADPDERAAVAAAAAAGYSVESPGELSGVLVDLLALPAVAAAVGAPPGPVGEAAVKQMTSELTGRLVTGPIAATRATAGPGPLRRYAADLQVPRLLRAEVALLKAMALRYVMDDPSRLRVQIQEQELLGELVAAVADRGEPALDPAFVPAWRAAGGDDARLRVVLDQVSLLTDAQAVARHRRWCG, via the coding sequence GTGAACCCCGTCGTCAGTACGGACGTCGCCGGGGGGTACGACTCCGGGGCGACGGCCCGGCGGGTGTCCGAGTCGGGCAAGACCGCGGCGCTGCCCGGCGCGGCCCGGGCCACCGATCGGAGCCCGTTCGCGCGGGACCGGGCCCGGGTCCTGCACGCCGCGTCCTTCCGGCGGCTGGCCGGCAAGACGCAGGTGGTGGCCCCCGACGAGGACGCCGTCCCGCGGACCCGCCTCACCCACTCCCTGGAGGTCGCCCAGATCGCCCGGGAGATCGGCGCACAGGTGGGTTGCGATGCCGACCTCACCGATCTGGCCGGGCTCGCCCACGACATCGGGCACCCGCCCTTCGGCCACAACGGCGAGGCCGCGCTCGACGCCCTGGCCACCGACTGCGGCGGGTTCGAGGCCAACGCGCAGAACCTTCGCCTGCTGGCCAGACTGGAACCCAAGATCACCGGGCCGGACGGCACACCCGCCGGTCTCAACCTCACCCGGGCATCCCTCGACGCGGTGATCAAGTACCCGTGGCCGCGGTCCGGGCCGGGCAGCAAGTTCGGCTACTACCCCGACGACGCCGAGGTCTTCGGCTGGGTGCGGGAGGGGACACCCGCCGGGACCCGGCGATGCCTGGAGGCCCAGGTGATGGACTGGGCCGACGACGTCGCCTACTCCGTCCACGACGTCGAGGACGGCATCGGCGCCGGCCGCATCGACCTGACCCGGCTGGCCGATCCGGACGAGCGCGCCGCGGTCGCCGCCGCCGCGGCCGCCGGGTACTCGGTGGAGTCTCCCGGGGAGCTGTCCGGGGTGCTGGTCGATCTGCTGGCCCTGCCCGCGGTGGCCGCGGCCGTCGGGGCTCCGCCGGGTCCGGTCGGCGAGGCCGCCGTGAAGCAGATGACCAGCGAGCTGACCGGGCGGCTGGTCACTGGGCCGATCGCCGCCACCCGGGCCACCGCCGGGCCGGGGCCGCTGCGGCGCTACGCCGCCGACCTGCAGGTACCGCGGTTGCTGCGGGCCGAGGTGGCCCTGCTCAAGGCGATGGCGCTGCGGTACGTGATGGACGATCCGTCCCGGTTGCGGGTGCAGATCCAGGAGCAGGAGCTGCTGGGTGAACTCGTCGCCGCGGTCGCCGACCGGGGTGAGCCGGCCCTGGACCCGGCCTTCGTCCCGGCCTGGCGGGCGGCCGGCGGGGACGACGCGCGGCTGCGGGTGGTGCTGGACCAGGTGTCCCTGCTCACCGACGCCCAGGCTGTCGCGCGGCACCGCCGCTGGTGCGGCTGA
- the dnaG gene encoding DNA primase, with amino-acid sequence MAGRISDADKERVRDASRIEAVVGDYVALRRAGGGNFKGLCPFHDEKSPSFNVSPARSSFHCFGCGEGGDVFAFVSRMEHLDFVETVMRLADRAGITLSLVEGGSSVRSDRGSRSRLIAANKAAAAFYAEQLAGDGGAAGRAFLAERGFDQAAAEHFGCGFAPAGWDSLVSALTTQGFTIEELIKAGLAKQGRRGPIDQFHRRLLWSIRDGTGDVVGFGARRLFDDDPMQAKYVNTAETPVYRKSQVLYGLDLAKRDIDRQRRAVVVEGYTDVMAMHLAGVTTAVASCGTAFGDEHIVLLRRYLGDSDQHRAEVIYTFDGDAAGQKAAMKAFESDQRFAAETSVAIAPEGQDPCEMRQSSGDEALRALVETRRPLFEFAVRTTLSRFDLLTSESRVAAADATVPLVARIKREELREDYARTLANLLGAEPERITRRVREAAAQQAAEAAQAARTPVTTPPRRIGRGSGESEPVAPPEPSAPPGWEYPKARDQRAAVERETLKLALQQPALVAGDYPQVQPEAFLVVAYRMIHEAVEAAGGPRSAMSGPDWVTTVTEKLPAGPARSLVNELMVEPVNVGREADATYAGSILARMAERWARIQEADLRSQLQRAEAEGQQQLVQDLAADLQAMSLYRRQLGERAAGEAGP; translated from the coding sequence GTGGCTGGCAGGATCTCCGACGCGGACAAGGAACGGGTCCGCGACGCCAGCCGCATCGAGGCCGTGGTGGGCGACTACGTGGCCCTGCGCCGGGCCGGTGGCGGCAACTTCAAGGGCCTGTGCCCGTTCCACGACGAGAAGTCCCCGTCGTTCAACGTGTCCCCGGCGCGGTCCAGTTTCCACTGCTTCGGCTGCGGGGAGGGCGGGGACGTCTTCGCCTTCGTCTCCCGCATGGAGCACCTGGATTTCGTCGAGACGGTCATGCGGCTGGCCGACCGCGCCGGGATCACCCTCAGTCTCGTCGAGGGTGGCAGTTCGGTCCGTTCGGACCGGGGATCGCGATCCCGGCTGATCGCGGCCAACAAGGCCGCCGCCGCGTTCTACGCCGAGCAGCTCGCCGGCGACGGGGGAGCGGCCGGTCGGGCCTTCCTGGCCGAGCGGGGGTTCGACCAGGCCGCGGCCGAGCACTTCGGCTGCGGATTCGCCCCGGCCGGGTGGGACAGCCTGGTCTCGGCGCTGACCACCCAGGGGTTCACCATCGAGGAGCTGATCAAGGCCGGGCTGGCCAAGCAGGGCCGTCGCGGGCCGATCGACCAGTTCCACCGGCGGCTGCTGTGGTCCATCCGCGACGGCACCGGTGACGTGGTCGGGTTCGGGGCGCGCCGGCTGTTCGACGACGACCCGATGCAGGCCAAGTACGTGAACACGGCCGAGACCCCGGTCTACCGCAAGTCGCAGGTGCTGTACGGCCTGGACCTGGCCAAACGGGACATCGACCGACAGCGGCGGGCTGTGGTCGTCGAGGGGTACACCGACGTCATGGCCATGCACCTGGCCGGGGTGACGACCGCGGTCGCGTCGTGCGGGACGGCGTTCGGCGACGAGCACATCGTGCTGCTGCGCCGGTACCTCGGTGACTCCGATCAGCACCGGGCCGAGGTGATCTACACCTTCGACGGCGACGCGGCCGGGCAGAAGGCGGCCATGAAGGCGTTCGAGTCCGACCAGCGGTTCGCCGCCGAGACCTCCGTGGCCATCGCGCCGGAGGGCCAGGACCCGTGCGAGATGCGGCAGTCCTCCGGCGACGAGGCGTTGCGGGCGCTGGTGGAGACCCGCAGACCGCTCTTCGAGTTCGCGGTGCGGACCACGTTGTCCCGCTTCGACCTGTTGACCTCTGAGAGCCGGGTGGCCGCCGCCGATGCGACCGTGCCCCTGGTCGCCCGGATCAAACGCGAGGAGCTCCGGGAGGACTACGCCCGGACCCTGGCCAACCTGCTGGGCGCCGAACCGGAACGGATCACCCGCCGCGTGCGGGAGGCGGCGGCCCAGCAGGCGGCGGAGGCCGCGCAGGCCGCGCGCACCCCGGTGACGACGCCCCCCCGGCGGATCGGCCGGGGGAGCGGCGAGAGCGAGCCGGTGGCCCCGCCGGAGCCGTCCGCGCCGCCCGGCTGGGAGTATCCCAAGGCCCGTGACCAGCGGGCCGCGGTCGAGCGGGAGACCCTCAAGCTGGCCCTGCAGCAGCCGGCCCTGGTCGCCGGGGACTACCCGCAGGTGCAGCCCGAGGCGTTCCTGGTGGTCGCCTACCGGATGATCCACGAGGCGGTGGAGGCCGCGGGCGGGCCCCGCTCCGCGATGTCCGGGCCGGACTGGGTCACCACCGTGACCGAGAAGCTGCCGGCCGGCCCCGCGCGCTCGTTGGTGAACGAACTGATGGTGGAGCCGGTGAACGTCGGCCGGGAGGCGGACGCGACCTACGCCGGCTCGATCCTGGCCCGGATGGCCGAGCGGTGGGCCCGCATCCAGGAGGCCGATCTGCGGTCCCAGCTGCAACGGGCCGAGGCCGAGGGGCAGCAGCAGCTCGTGCAGGATCTCGCCGCCGACCTGCAGGCGATGTCGCTGTACCGCCGCCAGCTGGGTGAACGCGCGGCCGGCGAGGCCGGACCGTGA